The following coding sequences are from one Bradyrhizobium sp. 200 window:
- a CDS encoding aminoglycoside phosphotransferase family protein, with protein sequence MFDIYLVRWNLIPDGSPIVTRSGRLLPVRHRGEPAILKLATEEEERFGGLLMKWWDGDGAARVLARDDDALLLERAEGGASLADMARNGRDDEACRILCAVAARLHAPRPEPLPELVPLAHWFRELERASTTHGGILVRCAEAAHALLAEPREVGVLHGDLHHGNVLDFGVRGWLAIDPKRLVGERGFDFANIFTNPDLADPTRPVATEPGRFARRLEVVVEAARLERERLLRWILAWAGLSAAWFLTDGDSAAIDLRVAELAAAELER encoded by the coding sequence ATGTTCGACATCTATCTTGTCCGATGGAATCTGATTCCCGATGGCAGCCCCATTGTCACCCGCAGCGGCCGCCTGCTACCTGTGCGGCATCGGGGCGAGCCGGCAATTCTCAAGCTGGCGACCGAGGAGGAGGAACGCTTCGGTGGCCTGCTCATGAAATGGTGGGACGGCGACGGAGCCGCGCGGGTACTGGCCCGCGATGACGACGCTCTCCTCCTGGAACGCGCTGAAGGGGGAGCCTCTCTCGCGGACATGGCCCGAAACGGGCGCGATGACGAGGCTTGCCGCATCCTGTGCGCTGTGGCGGCTCGACTGCACGCCCCTCGGCCAGAGCCACTGCCGGAACTGGTTCCGCTGGCACACTGGTTTCGCGAACTGGAGAGGGCGTCTACGACCCACGGCGGCATCCTCGTTCGCTGTGCCGAAGCCGCCCACGCGCTGCTGGCCGAACCGCGCGAGGTTGGCGTGCTGCACGGCGACCTGCACCACGGCAACGTGCTGGACTTTGGGGTGCGAGGCTGGTTGGCCATCGACCCAAAGCGACTCGTGGGCGAACGCGGCTTCGACTTCGCCAACATCTTCACTAACCCCGACCTCGCCGATCCGACTCGCCCGGTAGCGACCGAGCCAGGCCGCTTTGCGCGGCGCCTGGAGGTCGTGGTCGAGGCGGCGAGGCTTGAGCGAGAGCGCCTGCTGCGTTGGATTCTCGCCTGGGCTGGGTTGTCGGCGGCGTGGTTCCTCACCGACGGCGATTCAGCCGCGATCGACCTGCGGGTGGCGGAACTGGCGGCAGCGGAGCTGGAGCGGTGA